The proteins below come from a single Drosophila suzukii chromosome X, CBGP_Dsuzu_IsoJpt1.0, whole genome shotgun sequence genomic window:
- the Graf gene encoding rho GTPase-activating protein Graf isoform X2, translating into MGGGKNIRRGLEPLEFEECIVDSPDFRENLNRHEKELDHTSHQIKRIIKEVKDLMSAAKMLSTRMKQLAILLTDFNFECIGTAQTDDENVICESLKRFGAIIGNIEDEREKMLTLADKHIIESLEDFRKKQIGGVKENKKKFDKKTEKFCQSQERFLNMSTKKPENTIQEADASLGMHEREYIQESLSYVLRIQEVQERIKFEFVEILLAFISGWLVFYHTAHEQAEDHRDYLQDLRHKVQKTRENFEEAREKVTELKTKYMEKRTKPEEIFTKRGYLFLMEKKPFKATWTKYYCTFKKQKREFTMLQFNQMNHNFTRPEARDDEKLTLFSCQRRASEFEKRFCFDLTFKEKPGVVYTFQALSEKDHRYWISAMDGTEPTYLAPGKIKVSEAYHLDEAGFMFIRRCIQVLEIRGLEDEGIYRKSGVGTKISKLLALGLNQKESDDVFIDDKYRDLMESNTIASALKMYLRNLNEPLMTYQYHSDFIEAAKQETLNQRVNEVHKLVYKLPQPNFQMLDMVICHLTDVSRKYEKNKMSVFNLGVVFGPTLLRPREESVAAILDIKFNNIVINILIDNYERIFKNKPSADVKLPDATKAPSIMYPSRSSPPTRMPRASQIGKAASTGAMGSTSSSTTAANPMFLNQQKIYRVVNKSNCTEPTMSSSLQNIPNGDNYALGSTVMNSSGGAGCISLSPPMHMLNGILSPTVGSINNLHTISKNEASTRRYVPSSCTDTDVAPEYGIISANNGGVTLQSHHAVPVSSTTNFRHPEYLMTTATPVTQSGSSNHIYTNTSSVAGGAASSNRISLNNVSPPNTAMRKERFLGSASGPQQHPPVQRGLHSYGQTKHYSPLMPTSTSSSNDSVCDSLSSNNGLGGGGSIAANSNSGNVGQHLGARNSNDYAMITSQNSSLSPHLGASVCDEVVAATTLPSVVSLSCGGSTNESSEYPPSKMHRNRDINQIKRDLSTGTARVRTLYACMGESEGELSFEPNQIITNVRYSHEPGWLQGTLNGKTGLIPENYVEHLKPHH; encoded by the exons ATGGGCGGCGGCAAAAATATACGCCGCGGCTTGGAGCCACTGGAGTTTGAAGAATGCATCGTCGACAGTCCGGACTTTCGCGAAAATTTAAATCGACATGAAAAGGAACTGGACCACACTAGTCATCAAATAAAACGAATAATCAAAGAGGTCAAAGATCTTATGAGTGCGGCAAAAA TGCTGTCCACTAGAATGAAACAATTGGCCATTTTACTTACCGACTTTAACTTTGAGTGCATAGGCACTGCTCAGACCGACGATGAGAATGTCATTTGCGAAAGCCTAAAACGCTTTGGTGCTATTATTGGCAATATTGAAGACGAGCGCGAAAAAATG CTAACGCTTGCTGATAAACATATTATTGAGTCACTGGAGGATTTTCGAAAAAAGCAAATTGGTGGCGtcaaagaaaacaaaaagaaatttgATAAGAAAACGGAGAAATTTTGTCAGTCGCAGGAGCGTTTTCTGAATATGTCAACTAAAAAGCCCGAAAACACCATTCAGGAG GCTGATGCTAGTTTGGGCATGCATGAACGCGAGTACATCCAGGAATCGCTGAGCTATGTGTTGCGCATTCAGGAAGTGCAGGAACGAATCAAATTCGAATTTGTTGAGATACTGCTCGCATTTATTTCCGGCTGGTTGGTTTTCTATCACACGGCCCATGAGCAGGCGGAGGATCATCGCGATTACCTGCAGGACTTGAGGCACAAGGTGCAGAAG ACTCGGGAGAATTTCGAAGAGGCACGCGAAAAAGTTACtgaattaaaaacaaagtacATGGAAAAACGCACA AAGCCCGAAGAAATTTTCACAAAgcggggctacttatttttAATGGAGAAAA AGCCATTCAAAGCCACATGGACAAAATACTATTGTACATTCAAGAAGCAGAAGCGGGAATTCACCATGCTGCAGTTCAATCAGATGAATCACAATTTCACAAGACCCGAGGCGCGAGATGATGAGAAACTTACACTCTTCTCCTGCCAGCGAAGGGCCTCCGAGTTCGAGAAGCGGTTCTGCTTCGATTTGACCTTCAAGGAGAAACCGGGAGTCGTTTATACATTTCAGGCTTTAAGCGAAAAGGATCATCGCTATTGGATTAGCGCTATGGATGGCACGGAGCCG ACATATCTGGCTCCCGGTAAAATCAAAGTCAGCGAGGCATATCATCTGGATGAAGCCGGATTCATGTTCATCCGCCGCTGCATTCAAGTATTAGAGATCCGTGGTCTCGAGGACGAGGGAATCTACCGAAAAAGTGGTGTGGGAACCAAAATCAGCAAGCTGTTGGCACTGGGTCTCAATCAAAAGGAGAGCGATGATGTATTTATAGACGATAAGTACCGGGATTTAATGGAAAGCAACACCATAGCGAGTGCCCTGAAAATGTATCTGCGAAATCTGAATGAGCCATTGATGACCTATCAATACCATAGTGATTTCATCGAAGCAGCAA AGCAAGAAACCCTGAATCAACGGGTGAATGAGGTGCACAAGCTGGTCTACAAATTACCACAGCCTAATTTTCAAATGCTGGATATGGTAATATGCCATTTGACAGA CGTTTCACGCAAGtacgaaaagaacaaaatgTCGGTATTTAATCTGGGAGTGGTTTTCGGACCCACTTTATTGCGCCCTCGCGAGGAATCGGTGGCCGCCATCCTGGACATAAAGTTTAACAACATCGTGATCAACATTCTGATTGATAACTACGAGAGGATTTTCAAGAACAAACCGAGCGCTGATGTCAAGCTGCCGGATGCGACGAAAGCACCCAGTATCATGTACCCCAGTCGCAGCAGTCCGCCGACTAGAATGCCGCGTGCCTCTCAAATAGGAAAGGCCGCCTCAACGGGTGCCATGGGTAGCACTAGTAGCAGTACTACGGCAGCGAATCCGATGTTCTTGAACCAGCAAAAGATCTATCGGGTGGTCAACAAATCCAATTGTACAGAGCCCACCATGTCGTCGAGCCTGCAGAATATTCCAAATGGCGACAACTATGCGCTTGGATCGACCGTGATGAACAGTTCGGGCGGTGCCGGGTGCATATCCCTGTCCCCGCCGATGCACATGCTCAATGGCATACTGTCGCCCACCGTGGGGAGCATCAATAATCTGCACACAATATCGAAGAATGAGGCAAGCACACGGCGCTATGTGCCCAGCTCGTGTACCGACACCGATGTGGCGCCCGAATATGGTATTATAAGTGCCAACAATGGCGGTGTGACGTTACAATCGCATCATGCCGTCCCCGTGAGCAGCACGACCAACTTTCGACATCCCGAGTACCTAATGACCACGGCCACTCCAGTGACCCAGTCCGGCTCCAGCAATCACATCTATACAAACACCTCGAGTGTTGCTGGTGGTGCTGCCTCCAGCAATCGGATTAGTCTAAATAATGTTTCCCCGCCAAATACTGCGATGCGAAAGGAGCGATTCCTGGGCAGTGCCAGTGGTCCACAGCAGCATCCGCCCGTCCAACGGGGTCTGCACTCCTACGGCCAGACCAAACACTATTCACCCCTGATGCCCACATCAACATCGAGCTCCAACGACAGCGTATGTGATTCACTTTCTTCCAACAATGGCTTGGGCGGTGGTGGCTCCATTGCGGCAAACAGCAACAGCGGGAATGTGGGTCAGCACTTGGGCGCACGGAACTCCAATGACTATGCCATGATAACGTCGCAGAACTCATCGTTGTCGCCACATCTCGGGGCAAGCGTCTGCGATGAGGTCGTGGCGGCCACAACGTTGCCCTCGGTGGTTAGTCTCAGCTGCGGCGGCTCCACCAACGAAAGCTCCGAATATCCGCCCAGCAAAATGCATCGTAATCGTGACATCAACCAAATAAAACGTGATTTGTCAACGGGCACAGC ACGCGTGCGCACACTTTATGCTTGCATGGGCGAAAGTGAGGGGGAGCTTTCCTTTGAGCCCAACCAAATAATTACCAATG TTCGGTATTCCCACGAACCCGGCTGGCTGCAGGGTACACTAAATGGCAAAACAGGACTCATTCCGGAGAACTATGTGGAACACTTGAAGCCTCACCATTAG
- the Graf gene encoding rho GTPase-activating protein Graf isoform X1, whose amino-acid sequence MGGGKNIRRGLEPLEFEECIVDSPDFRENLNRHEKELDHTSHQIKRIIKEVKDLMSAAKMLSTRMKQLAILLTDFNFECIGTAQTDDENVICESLKRFGAIIGNIEDEREKMLTLADKHIIESLEDFRKKQIGGVKENKKKFDKKTEKFCQSQERFLNMSTKKPENTIQEADASLGMHEREYIQESLSYVLRIQEVQERIKFEFVEILLAFISGWLVFYHTAHEQAEDHRDYLQDLRHKVQKTRENFEEAREKVTELKTKYMEKRTKPEEIFTKRGYLFLMEKSSILKISLLEPFKATWTKYYCTFKKQKREFTMLQFNQMNHNFTRPEARDDEKLTLFSCQRRASEFEKRFCFDLTFKEKPGVVYTFQALSEKDHRYWISAMDGTEPTYLAPGKIKVSEAYHLDEAGFMFIRRCIQVLEIRGLEDEGIYRKSGVGTKISKLLALGLNQKESDDVFIDDKYRDLMESNTIASALKMYLRNLNEPLMTYQYHSDFIEAAKQETLNQRVNEVHKLVYKLPQPNFQMLDMVICHLTDVSRKYEKNKMSVFNLGVVFGPTLLRPREESVAAILDIKFNNIVINILIDNYERIFKNKPSADVKLPDATKAPSIMYPSRSSPPTRMPRASQIGKAASTGAMGSTSSSTTAANPMFLNQQKIYRVVNKSNCTEPTMSSSLQNIPNGDNYALGSTVMNSSGGAGCISLSPPMHMLNGILSPTVGSINNLHTISKNEASTRRYVPSSCTDTDVAPEYGIISANNGGVTLQSHHAVPVSSTTNFRHPEYLMTTATPVTQSGSSNHIYTNTSSVAGGAASSNRISLNNVSPPNTAMRKERFLGSASGPQQHPPVQRGLHSYGQTKHYSPLMPTSTSSSNDSVCDSLSSNNGLGGGGSIAANSNSGNVGQHLGARNSNDYAMITSQNSSLSPHLGASVCDEVVAATTLPSVVSLSCGGSTNESSEYPPSKMHRNRDINQIKRDLSTGTARVRTLYACMGESEGELSFEPNQIITNVRYSHEPGWLQGTLNGKTGLIPENYVEHLKPHH is encoded by the exons ATGGGCGGCGGCAAAAATATACGCCGCGGCTTGGAGCCACTGGAGTTTGAAGAATGCATCGTCGACAGTCCGGACTTTCGCGAAAATTTAAATCGACATGAAAAGGAACTGGACCACACTAGTCATCAAATAAAACGAATAATCAAAGAGGTCAAAGATCTTATGAGTGCGGCAAAAA TGCTGTCCACTAGAATGAAACAATTGGCCATTTTACTTACCGACTTTAACTTTGAGTGCATAGGCACTGCTCAGACCGACGATGAGAATGTCATTTGCGAAAGCCTAAAACGCTTTGGTGCTATTATTGGCAATATTGAAGACGAGCGCGAAAAAATG CTAACGCTTGCTGATAAACATATTATTGAGTCACTGGAGGATTTTCGAAAAAAGCAAATTGGTGGCGtcaaagaaaacaaaaagaaatttgATAAGAAAACGGAGAAATTTTGTCAGTCGCAGGAGCGTTTTCTGAATATGTCAACTAAAAAGCCCGAAAACACCATTCAGGAG GCTGATGCTAGTTTGGGCATGCATGAACGCGAGTACATCCAGGAATCGCTGAGCTATGTGTTGCGCATTCAGGAAGTGCAGGAACGAATCAAATTCGAATTTGTTGAGATACTGCTCGCATTTATTTCCGGCTGGTTGGTTTTCTATCACACGGCCCATGAGCAGGCGGAGGATCATCGCGATTACCTGCAGGACTTGAGGCACAAGGTGCAGAAG ACTCGGGAGAATTTCGAAGAGGCACGCGAAAAAGTTACtgaattaaaaacaaagtacATGGAAAAACGCACA AAGCCCGAAGAAATTTTCACAAAgcggggctacttatttttAATGGAGAAAA GTTCCATTCTGAAAATCTCCCTTTTAGAGCCATTCAAAGCCACATGGACAAAATACTATTGTACATTCAAGAAGCAGAAGCGGGAATTCACCATGCTGCAGTTCAATCAGATGAATCACAATTTCACAAGACCCGAGGCGCGAGATGATGAGAAACTTACACTCTTCTCCTGCCAGCGAAGGGCCTCCGAGTTCGAGAAGCGGTTCTGCTTCGATTTGACCTTCAAGGAGAAACCGGGAGTCGTTTATACATTTCAGGCTTTAAGCGAAAAGGATCATCGCTATTGGATTAGCGCTATGGATGGCACGGAGCCG ACATATCTGGCTCCCGGTAAAATCAAAGTCAGCGAGGCATATCATCTGGATGAAGCCGGATTCATGTTCATCCGCCGCTGCATTCAAGTATTAGAGATCCGTGGTCTCGAGGACGAGGGAATCTACCGAAAAAGTGGTGTGGGAACCAAAATCAGCAAGCTGTTGGCACTGGGTCTCAATCAAAAGGAGAGCGATGATGTATTTATAGACGATAAGTACCGGGATTTAATGGAAAGCAACACCATAGCGAGTGCCCTGAAAATGTATCTGCGAAATCTGAATGAGCCATTGATGACCTATCAATACCATAGTGATTTCATCGAAGCAGCAA AGCAAGAAACCCTGAATCAACGGGTGAATGAGGTGCACAAGCTGGTCTACAAATTACCACAGCCTAATTTTCAAATGCTGGATATGGTAATATGCCATTTGACAGA CGTTTCACGCAAGtacgaaaagaacaaaatgTCGGTATTTAATCTGGGAGTGGTTTTCGGACCCACTTTATTGCGCCCTCGCGAGGAATCGGTGGCCGCCATCCTGGACATAAAGTTTAACAACATCGTGATCAACATTCTGATTGATAACTACGAGAGGATTTTCAAGAACAAACCGAGCGCTGATGTCAAGCTGCCGGATGCGACGAAAGCACCCAGTATCATGTACCCCAGTCGCAGCAGTCCGCCGACTAGAATGCCGCGTGCCTCTCAAATAGGAAAGGCCGCCTCAACGGGTGCCATGGGTAGCACTAGTAGCAGTACTACGGCAGCGAATCCGATGTTCTTGAACCAGCAAAAGATCTATCGGGTGGTCAACAAATCCAATTGTACAGAGCCCACCATGTCGTCGAGCCTGCAGAATATTCCAAATGGCGACAACTATGCGCTTGGATCGACCGTGATGAACAGTTCGGGCGGTGCCGGGTGCATATCCCTGTCCCCGCCGATGCACATGCTCAATGGCATACTGTCGCCCACCGTGGGGAGCATCAATAATCTGCACACAATATCGAAGAATGAGGCAAGCACACGGCGCTATGTGCCCAGCTCGTGTACCGACACCGATGTGGCGCCCGAATATGGTATTATAAGTGCCAACAATGGCGGTGTGACGTTACAATCGCATCATGCCGTCCCCGTGAGCAGCACGACCAACTTTCGACATCCCGAGTACCTAATGACCACGGCCACTCCAGTGACCCAGTCCGGCTCCAGCAATCACATCTATACAAACACCTCGAGTGTTGCTGGTGGTGCTGCCTCCAGCAATCGGATTAGTCTAAATAATGTTTCCCCGCCAAATACTGCGATGCGAAAGGAGCGATTCCTGGGCAGTGCCAGTGGTCCACAGCAGCATCCGCCCGTCCAACGGGGTCTGCACTCCTACGGCCAGACCAAACACTATTCACCCCTGATGCCCACATCAACATCGAGCTCCAACGACAGCGTATGTGATTCACTTTCTTCCAACAATGGCTTGGGCGGTGGTGGCTCCATTGCGGCAAACAGCAACAGCGGGAATGTGGGTCAGCACTTGGGCGCACGGAACTCCAATGACTATGCCATGATAACGTCGCAGAACTCATCGTTGTCGCCACATCTCGGGGCAAGCGTCTGCGATGAGGTCGTGGCGGCCACAACGTTGCCCTCGGTGGTTAGTCTCAGCTGCGGCGGCTCCACCAACGAAAGCTCCGAATATCCGCCCAGCAAAATGCATCGTAATCGTGACATCAACCAAATAAAACGTGATTTGTCAACGGGCACAGC ACGCGTGCGCACACTTTATGCTTGCATGGGCGAAAGTGAGGGGGAGCTTTCCTTTGAGCCCAACCAAATAATTACCAATG TTCGGTATTCCCACGAACCCGGCTGGCTGCAGGGTACACTAAATGGCAAAACAGGACTCATTCCGGAGAACTATGTGGAACACTTGAAGCCTCACCATTAG
- the LOC136117318 gene encoding kelch-like protein 6 encodes MEYIQKTEFADIIITIGDHSFLCHSVVLCIYSELLLTKILELPIGEDKIVFDEVELTPEGFSDVYEWMISSDGTPDQSNLLDMFRTAYYLEITELLNICWGILDNHVYDEFSAFHVLYELRGATELDEVFETMSSRVSRVTMAVLASREFMSLAEVQVCHLLKSSSLSVNSETEILYGALSWLLYGWPERRSSTTTVLKNIRYSFLSPTMLSKFKALEQNEIGPFSEVLEEFSQSPDFMPLVRDGLFNSSLIITVYNDPSCIDDNVEYKQVKALEPRSWINDLSCEYHRPVTRMCPNMRYISFEEFSDYLEILSEGRHDFDKDIQYPDDKKYGEQNPEWQMKQDINKISLFTRVMSVDEDEYIKELKDDCYRDHYDSHRSRDLSQIVDNIELRGLPREKYDYYQTYDYSQTDETSELGSPTPRNSSTF; translated from the exons atggagtACATTCAGAAAACCGAATTTGCTGATATTATTATCACTATTGGCGATCATTCGTTCTTGTGTCATTCGGTTGTACTATGTATTTACTCGGAGCTTCTGCTCACGAAAATCTTAGAGTTACCCATAGGCGAAGATAAAATTGTGTTCGACGAAGTGGAGTTAACTCCAGAGGGTTTCAGCGACGTGTATGAATGGATGATATCGTCAGATGGCACACCGGATCAGAGTAACCTCCTCGACATGTTTAGGACTGCGTATTATCTGGAAATAACCGAGCTGCTCAATATTTGCTGGGGAATTCTGGATAATCATGTGTATGATGAATTCTCAGCGTTTCACGTTCTGTACGAATTGCGAGGGGCCACTGAACTAGATGAAGTTTTCGAAACAATGTCAAGCCGTGTTTCCAGAGTAACTATGGCAGTTTTAGCGAGCCGGGAATTCATGAGCCTCGCTGAGGTACAAGTGTGCCACTTGCTAAAGTCAAGTAGTCTGTCAGTCAACTCGGAAACAGAG ATTTTATATGGAGCTTTATCGTGGCTTCTATATGGCTGGCCAGAACGCCGTTCAAGCACTACTACGGTTTTGAAAAACATTCGGTATTCCTTCCTCTCGCCCACAATGTTGAGCAAGTTTAAGGCACTGGAACAAAACGAAATAGGACCTTTTAGTGAAGTTCTGGAGGAGTTCAGTCAGTCCCCCGACTTTATGCCACTCGTTCGGGATGGACTGTTCAACAGCAGTTTGATAATAACCGTTTACAATGATCCCAGTTGCATCGATGATAATGTTGAATACAAACAAGTAAAGGCGCTGGAGCCTCGCAGTTGGATAAATGATCTTTCGTGCGAATACCATCGGCCCGTGACCAGGATGTGTCCAAATATGCGTTACATATCGTTTGAAGAATTTAGTGATTACCTGGAAATCCTGAGTGAAGGACGACATGATTTCGACAAGGACATACAGTATCCCGATGATAAAAAGTATGGAGAACAAAATCCCGAATGGCAGATGAAGCAAGATATCAATAAGATATCGCTTTTCACTCGGGTAATGTCTGTCGATGAGGATGAGTACATCAAAGAGCTGAAAGACGACTGTTATCGAGATCACTACGACTCTCATCGATCACGAGACTTGAGCCAGATTGTAGATAATATTGAGTTAAGAGGCCTTCCTCGTGAGAAATACGACTATTATCAAACATATGATTATAGCCAGACGGATGAAACTAGTGAGTTAGGAAGCCCTACCCCAAGAAATTCATCgaccttttaa
- the Mvd gene encoding diphosphomevalonate decarboxylase — protein MISATCVAPVNIALIKYWGKRHEDLILPVNDSISMTLSTDELCAKTTVTASESFETNRMWLNGEEVPFEGSPRLQRCLKEVHRLAVANGSQKVPPSWKIHIASVNNFPTAAGLASSAAGYACLVYSLSRLYDIPLNEELTTVARQGSGSACRSLYGGFVQWHRGALDDGSDSVAKQIAPSSHWPNMHVLILVVNDERKKTASTKGMQQAVKTSQLIKHRVDKVVPERITQLREAIANHDFQTFAEITMKDSNQFHAIALDTFPPCVYMNDVSHRIVSFIHDYNEIMGGYHAAYTFDAGPNACLYVLEENVPHLLDAIQKVFPSDSFDSDTYLRGLSVPKVDKSHKIDPAQRNKIDSLDIIAKNAFRYIIHTKVGEGPRELSADNSLLINGLPLEKEK, from the exons ATGATATCGGCAACTTGTGTAGCCCCTGTGAACATAGCCCTGATAAAGTATT GGGGAAAGCGGCACGAAGATCTAATACTGCCCGTCAATGATTCCATTAGCATGACTCTTAGCACAGACGAG CTGTGCGCCAAGACAACAGTAACTGCTTCGGAATCGTTTGAAACCAATCGAATGTGGTTAAATGGGGAAGAGGTGCCTTTCGAAGGAAGTCCACGCCTGCAGCGCTGTTTAAAAGAAG TTCACCGACTGGCTGTGGCGAATGGATCCCAGAAGGTTCCCCCATCCTGGAAGATTCACATCGCATCGGTTAACAATTTTCCCACGGCTGCTGGACTTGCTTCCAGTGCCGCTGGCTATGCCTGCCTTGTGTACTCCCTATCCCGACTGTACGACATCCCGCTAAACGAGGAGTTGACCACTGTGGCCCGGCAGGGCAGTGGATCAGCCTGTCGCAGCTTGTATGGCGGATTTGTCCAGTGGCACCGGGGAGCCCTGGATGATGGCAGCGATTCGGTGGCCAAGCAGATAGCTCCCTCAAGTCACTGGCCCAATATGCATGTACTCATCTTGGTGGTTAATGATGAGCGAAAGAAGACTGCCTCCACAAAGGGAATGCAACAGGCTGTGAAAACCTCGCAATTAATCAAGCACCGTGTGGATAAAGTGGTTCCCGAGAGGATCACCCAATTGAGGGAAGCAATCGCGAACCATGACTTCCAAACATTCGCCGAGATCACGATGAAGGACTCCAACCAGTTCCATGCCATTGCCTTGGACACGTTTCCACCATGTGTGTATATGAACGATGTATCCCACAGGATAGTATCTTTCATCCACGATTATAACGAGATAATGGGAGGCTATCACGCTGCTTACACTTTTGATGCTGGTCCAAATGCCTGTCTATACGTTTTGGAGGAAAATGTTCCGCATCTGCTGGATGCAATTCAGAAAGTGTTCCCAAGCGATTCATTTGATAGTGACACATACCTACGAGGTCTCTCTGTTCCAAAGGTTGATAAAAGTCATAAAATTGACCCTGCTCAAAGAAACAAAATCGATTCGCTAGATATTATTGCAAAAAATGCCTTTAGATATATAATACACACAAAAGTTGGTGAAGGTCCAAGAGAATTAAGCGCTGATAATAGTTTATTAATAAATGGACTTCCTTTGGAAAAAGaaaaatag
- the CCT6 gene encoding T-complex protein 1 subunit zeta: MASISLLNPKAEFARAAQALAINISAAKGLQDVMRTNLGPKGTVKMLVSGAGDIKITKDGNVLLHEMQIQHPTASMIARASTAQDDSTGDGTTTTVMLIGELLKQADIYLSEGLHPRIMTEGFEKARDKALEVLEKVKVPVEINKKSLVEVANTSLKTKVHPSLADLLTDVCVDAVLTIASADKTKPVDLHMVELMEMQHKTDIDTQLVRGLVLDHGARHPDMPKRLENAYILTANVSLEYEKAEVNSGFFYKTAEEREAFVRAERDFIDQRVKKVIDLKRSVCDGTEKTFVLINQKGIDPISLDALAKEGILALRRAKRRNMERLALACGGTAMNSFDDLQEEHLGYAGVVYEHVLGENKYTFVEDCKNPLSVTILIKGPNKHTITQIKDAIRDGLRAINNTIADKALVPGAGAFEVRAYNELVAFKETIKGKSRLAVQAFADALLVIPKTLAVNSGYDAQDTIVKLTVEDRLSPELVGLDLATGEPMKPVDLGVYDNYIVKKQILNSCSIIASNLLLVDEVMRAGMTSLKG, from the exons ATGGCTTCCATTAGCTTGCTGAACCCCAAGGCCGAGTTCGCCCGCGCCGCCCAGGCTCTGGCCATCAACATCAGTGCCGCCAAGGGATTGCAGGATGTGATGCGCACCAATTTGGGACCTAAGGGCACCGTGAAAAT GTTGGTCTCTGGCGCTGGCGACATCAAGATCACCAAGGACGGCAATGTGCTGCTCCACGAGATGCAGATCCAGCATCCCACTGCCTCCATGATTGCCAGGGCCAGCACTGCCCAGGATGACTCCACCGGCGATGGCACCACCACCACGGTGATGCTCATTGGCGAGCTGCTGAAGCAGGCGGACATCTATCTGTCCGAGGGTCTGCACCCGCGCATCATGACCGAGGGATTCGAGAAGGCCCGCGACAAGGCTCTGGAGGTGCTCGAGAAGGTCAAGGTGCCCGTGGAGATCAACAAGAAGAGCCTGGTGGAGGTGGCCAACACGAGCCTGAAGACCAAGGTGCATCCCTCCCTGGCCGATCTGCTCACCGATGTCTGTGTGGATGCCGTTCTGACCATTGCCAGTGCTGACAAGACCAAGCCCGTCGATCTGCACATGGTGGAGCTGATGGAGATGCAGCACAAAACCGATATCGATACTCAGCTGGTGCGTGGTCTGGTCCTGGACCATGGTGCACGCCACCCCGATATGCCAAAGCGTCTGGAGAACGCCTACATTCTTACGGCCAACGTCTCGCTGGAGTACGAGAAGGCGGAGGTCAACTCGGGCTTCTTCTACAAGACCGCCGAGGAGCGTGAAGCCTTTGTGCGCGCCGAGCGTGACTTCATCGACCAGCGTGTGAAGAAGGTGATCGATCTGAAGCGCTCTGTGTGCGATGGGACCGAGAAGACCTTCGTTTTGATCAACCAGAAGGGCATCGACCCCATTTCCCTGGATGCCCTGGCCAAGGAGGGCATCCTGGCCCTGCGTCGTGCCAAGCGCCGTAATATGGAGCGTCTGGCCCTGGCCTGCGGTGGCACCGCCATGAACTCCTTCGACGATCTGCAGGAGGAGCACTTGGGCTACGCCGGCGTGGTCTACGAGCATGTGCTGGGAGAGAACAAGTACACTTTTGTGGAGGACTGCAAGAACCCGCTGTCGGTCACGATCTTGATCAAGGGTCCCAACAAGCACACGATCACCCAGATCAAGGATGCCATCAGGGACGGTCTGCGTGCCATTAACAACACCATTGCCGACAAGGCCCTGGTGCCCGGAGCTGGTGCATTTGAGGTGCGCGCCTACAACGAGCTGGTCGCCTTCAAGGAGACCATCAAGGGCAAGTCCCGCCTGGCGGTGCAGGCCTTCGCCGATGCTTTGCTGGTCATTCCCAAGACCCTGGCCGTGAACAGCGGCTACGATGCCCAGGACACCATCGTCAAGCTGACTGTGGAGGATCGTCTCAGCCCCGAACTGGTCGGCCTCGACCTGGCCACCGGCGAGCCCATGAAGCCCGTGGATCTGGGCGTCTACGACAACTACATCGTTAAGAAGCAGATCCTCAACTCCTGCTCCATCATCGCCAGCAACCTGCTTCTTGTCGACGAGGTGATGCGTGCGGGCATGACAAGCCTCAAGGGCTAG